A genomic region of Paroedura picta isolate Pp20150507F chromosome 4, Ppicta_v3.0, whole genome shotgun sequence contains the following coding sequences:
- the RGS19 gene encoding regulator of G-protein signaling 19 — translation MPTVYEVGKQYPDPEYPERPLPMSRHETSPTALQRAGTNQRPNPCCFCWCCCCSCSWNEDRERAWRASRETKLETIPNCEACSKPTTEDVKGWAQSFDKLMKNPAGRNVFREFLRTEYSEENMLFWLACEELKSECNKQSIEEKARVIYEDYISILSPKEVSLDSRVREGINRKMQEPSPHTFDDAQLQIYTLMHRDSYPRFLNSAIYKSLVQSVSRSSSES, via the exons ATGCCGACTGTTTATGAAGTGGGGAAGCAG TACCCAGATCCAGAGTATCCGGAGAGACCCCTTCCAATGTCCCGGCATGAGACTTCTCCGACAGCACTGCAACGGGCCGGCACCAACCAACGCCCCAAcccctgctgcttctgctggtgctgctgctgcagctgctcatG GAACGAAGACCGTGAGCGAGCGTGGCGGGCATCGCGAGAAACCAAACTGGAGACCATCCCAAACTGTGAAGCCTG CTCCAAACCAACCACCGAGGATGTCAAGGGTTGGGCCCAGTCGTTCGACAAGTTGATGAAGAACCCGGCCGGCAGGAACGTGTTCCGGGAATTCTTACGGACTGAGTACAGCGAGGAGAACATGCTCTTTTGGTTAGCGTGCGAGGAACTCAAAAGCGAATGCAACAAGCAGTCCATAGAGGAGAAGGCGCGGGTGATCTATGAGGACTACATCTCCATCCTGTCGCCAAAGGAG GTCAGCCTAGACTCCCGCGTCCGTGAAGGCATCAACCGCAAGATGCAGGAGCCCTCCCCGCACACCTTTGACGACGCGCAACTACAGATCTACACGCTCATGCACAGAGACTCCTACCCCCGTTTTCTGAACTCGGCCATATACAAATCGTTAGTCCAAAGTGTCTCACGGTCGTCTTCGGAATCCTAA